Proteins encoded together in one Catellatospora citrea window:
- a CDS encoding ABC transporter substrate-binding protein — translation MKPQRIASALAFVVIAASALTACSTADETTAGSGTVNWWTWDERQAASYEKCLPGFQKDNPGITVKISQYGVGDYFTKLTAGFVSGAAPDAFQNSVPLLGAYAGQKQIMPLDDLIKKTSYDLKVFNIGVDSWKYTDGKQYGIPLDWAGAAIYFNEAKVTEAGLTADQVRNMTWNPDDGGTFDDIVAHLTIDKNGVRGDQPGFDKSKVATYGIGSLASGDFNGQTSWNSFVSTLGWRMGDKPAWPTRFQYDTPEFAKTLEYLRGLGDRGLMPGYGQLTVSGAQQVGSGTVAMIQGGTWDATSITKIPGVKVGIAPTVKGPQGRSMISNSNANNIYVGTKNLDATWKWVTYMGSEACQSAAGVDATFLPSIAKSLQAAVDAQKAQGLDLSGFVNALNNGELWAAPPTANGQELADTIKPLFEAYFSGERDKNVFGEMAKKTEEILGE, via the coding sequence GTGAAACCGCAGCGAATCGCATCGGCGTTAGCGTTCGTCGTCATCGCCGCCTCCGCGCTCACCGCCTGCTCGACCGCCGACGAGACCACCGCCGGCAGCGGCACGGTCAACTGGTGGACCTGGGACGAGCGGCAGGCCGCCTCGTACGAGAAGTGCCTGCCCGGCTTCCAGAAGGACAACCCCGGCATCACCGTCAAGATCTCCCAGTACGGCGTCGGCGACTACTTCACCAAGCTCACCGCCGGTTTCGTCTCGGGTGCGGCGCCCGACGCGTTTCAGAACAGCGTGCCGCTGCTCGGCGCGTACGCCGGCCAGAAGCAGATCATGCCGCTCGACGACCTGATCAAGAAGACCAGCTACGACCTGAAGGTCTTCAACATCGGCGTCGACTCGTGGAAGTACACCGACGGCAAGCAGTACGGCATCCCGCTGGACTGGGCCGGCGCCGCGATCTACTTCAACGAGGCCAAGGTGACCGAGGCGGGCCTGACCGCCGACCAGGTCCGCAACATGACGTGGAACCCCGACGACGGCGGCACCTTCGACGACATCGTCGCGCACCTCACCATCGACAAGAACGGCGTCCGCGGCGACCAGCCCGGATTCGACAAGAGCAAGGTCGCCACCTACGGCATCGGCAGCCTCGCCTCCGGTGACTTCAACGGCCAGACCTCGTGGAACTCGTTCGTGTCCACCCTGGGCTGGCGCATGGGCGACAAGCCCGCATGGCCGACCCGGTTCCAGTACGACACCCCCGAGTTCGCCAAGACCCTCGAGTACCTGCGCGGGCTCGGCGACCGCGGCCTGATGCCCGGCTACGGGCAGCTGACCGTCTCGGGCGCGCAGCAGGTCGGCTCGGGCACTGTCGCGATGATCCAGGGCGGCACCTGGGACGCGACCTCGATCACGAAGATCCCGGGCGTCAAGGTCGGCATCGCGCCGACCGTCAAGGGACCCCAGGGCCGCTCGATGATCAGCAACTCGAACGCCAACAACATCTACGTCGGCACCAAGAACCTCGACGCGACGTGGAAGTGGGTCACCTACATGGGTTCGGAGGCCTGCCAGTCGGCCGCCGGCGTCGATGCGACGTTCCTGCCCTCGATCGCCAAGTCGCTGCAGGCCGCCGTCGACGCGCAGAAGGCACAGGGGCTCGACCTGTCGGGCTTCGTCAACGCGCTGAACAACGGCGAGCTGTGGGCGGCCCCGCCGACGGCCAACGGCCAGGAGCTCGCCGACACGATCAAGCCGCTGTTCGAGGCGTACTTCAGCGGTGAGCGCGACAAGAACGTGTTCGGTGAGATGGCGAAGAAGACCGAGGAGATCCTCGGCGAGTGA